TGGTtgatatatacacatatacttGCGGTGTCTTGTAAACCCACGTGGATATGAAATCCAAATTATTCTTTCTTTATAGCCCTTATCATCATCTCTATAGTTACTTGCACACAACGGATTGGTGAATCATCATTTTTCATGTTGCTTAGTGTAATCTGGTATCGTCCGTAAAAGGCTTGGGATGGTGGGTCCACATGACCCAATAAGGAGAGGTGGTGATGTCATAATTTACGTCAGATGTCGTCACCAAATCCTGCGGGAGGCTCCTTCAGTTTAAAGACTTTTCCCTTGGAATCAAAAGTCAACCTCTTAAGCTACGCCCTCATATTTTAATAGCCTACTATCTGGTCCACGCGCAAATTCATAAAATACGaggatttatatatatacattattttacGTACACAGTTATATAAAAGAGAAGAAGTAGAATACATAGAAAATGTTACAATAGTACTtgtttattatcattttttcaaGATTTTATTCCATAACTTGAGGTCGATATATATACCATTTGTATATCATTTACTACTATTATCCAAGTAGAGCAGGGATCTAAAGTATTATTTGACGGATTCTTGGAAATAACTGTCTCACcgttttataaagttttaagaAGTCGATGTTGAAATTTTCTTCAGAagtattaaaacttttttgctaCCCCGTTTCTTGGTTTTAgtgcaatttttgtttttgtgttcaCATTGGTTtcatatttctattaaaaacataattaatgcATGTCTTAGCGAATATAAGAGACgtttcttagcttttaactaaaaaacggtaagagacgtctcttatatATCTTATTTAGGAGatgtttcttaatattttttagttaaaaaccaACTGACTTCTTTTATATTTGCTAAGAAATTTTCTCTAAGAAACTTGCATTAATCGTGGTCTAATGTAATTCAGACATAATAACTTGGATTCAATTTGTTTGGTTTATTTAAAACTTCATTTGCTTTGGTTTAGGTTTATCCGAATTTAAAAACACTATGAACAGCATGCATAGCATATCAGCATATGCGTATCATGAATCTATTGCGAAGCTGACGAAACGttatttttcatctataatATTTGAGTATGTAATATTCGGACAATTCAATATAGTGGTAAATAATGAATAGAGACAACTAGACAATTAAGTTAGTTATGAGATTAGGTATCCTAtcgttgaatttttttttaaaagcaccCAAAGAACAACTCATGAAAGAATTTTTATTAAGAACCAACTAGCATTGTTGGATAaagaatattgaattttcgcTTCATATCCACAAAAACCAACTAGTAGTTTATTTTAATGTCAACTAGTTTTTTCGCTCATCATATCATGATAGTTCGTCAATAAGTTGTTCcgtttatattttcatattgattgatTTAGTTCCATAGGTAAGGACTAGTTCTTGTCATGCTACAAGAAGtcatagaaaatattaaatacatatatttattaatggattgaaatttaaaatttacagcGGCCGTTTATAATTGACAGTCAATCACCCTTTTGAGTTTTGACACTTATTTTCGTAGTGTcattctatctttttttttggttacgcAAAAAATATCACTTTACAATTCCaatgcaaattatacttaatttcagctaaaaattaattacaaactacattggttttataaataattttatttatctcaaatactattggtcatAAAGATGTAATTAATAACAGCTTACATATATTTCCGCTATTTTCTTAGTAcgtgtgaaaaatgtcaaagtgaCACTTATCCAAAAACGGGTGGAGTATTGACATTCACCAATTTGAAGAtagtgttttctttttttttttgcgaaatTAAGATAATGTTTTGTTCAAACTTTTAAAGCTGAGAAtagaaaaaatcaatttatttttatacaattCATCTCCTCTTTGGTTTTGGATATTTATCTTCATGGGATAGAAGAGGTGGTTGGTTAGGTTTTTGTCTTCTATGCCGCTGCTCTTGCAAGTGTAATCTCTAATCTCGTCTATATGCGATTATCTCTTCCTTTATCCCTTAACTGAAAAAGTTGAGTAGCGCTTACGTGTCTTTACTACATCACCAAAAAATAAGGAaagaatagaaaataaaaaattcttggttttaattattctttttaatttcataaCTCTTGTCTTTCTTTTGTATAAATAAGCCACTTTTCTACTTTTTCAtggtttaattttcattttcctGAAATTGTTTAGCTCCTCAAAATTCTCCaacctttgcttcttcttccATCTTTCTTCAACGACTTTCCTTCTTCTTTAACGCCGACGTGTGTCTGCAATAAAACACATATATTCCTCGATCGATCTCCCTTTCCTCAGAACGTTTACTAATTTGTTAATTTTCAAGAATTTCCTAAATTATCTTTATCTTTCTTGTTTAAACATACATATATAGAGATGGTGGAAGAAGTAGGTGCATTTGTGAACCAAGGAGGAGATAATGAGGTGGTGGATTTGCCTCCGGGGTTTCGGTTTCATCCAACTGATGAAGAGATCATAACTCACTACCTTAAAGAGAAAGTCTTCAACGTCCAGTTCACCTCGGCTGCAATTGGTCAAGCCGACCTTAACAAGAACGAGCCTTGGGATCTACCAAGTAacttaaattcaaaaattttttACTTTCATTTTGACCGTTCAAAATTTATCATACATCAAGATTCTGATTCTTGATAATTTTGTGGGGTGCAGAAATTGCAAAGATGGGAGAGAAGGAGTTTTACTTTTTTTGCCAGCGGGATAGGAAGTACCCGACCGGCATGAGGACGAACCGTGCAACCCTGTCCGGTTACTGGAAGGCAACCGGGAAGGACAAGGAGATCTTTAGGGGCAAAGCTTGTATTGTTGGGATGAAGAAAACACTTGTGTTCTATAGAGGAAGAGCTCCGAAAGGTGAAAAGACCAATTGGGTTATGCATGAGTATCGTCTTGATGGCATATATTCTTATCACAATCTCCCTAAATCTTCAAGGGTATGAAAAAGTTGTTAACTATTTTCTTGCAAAACTATTAATTTGATTCCATATGGTTTTAATTAGAAGCTATGTTAGAAATATCTTACTTTGATGCAATGAGTGGTGTGGAAATGTTTATCTTATAATTAATCTGCTTggttaataaatgtttattttctaattgatcttatatatacatttgGTTCAAAATTaacttaacataaaatataattaagaacTTAATTAATCAGGAATATTTAACTAACTAAACTTTTCTTTTGTGATGATTATAGGATGAATGGGTGGTGTGTAGGGTTTTCCACAAGAACGCTCCTCCTCtcactattactactactactactacaaaTCAACTCATAAGGATTGAATCTCTTGACAACATTGATCATCTCTTAGACGTCTCTTCTCTCCCTCCTCTCATCGATCCCGGTTTCTTGGGTCAACCCGGTCCAAGCTTCTCAGGTGCCGGCCAACGACAAGACCTCAAGCACATCCTCCATTACCCTACAACCGCGGCGGTCGACAACACTTACCTCCCTGAACAAATCGTCAATTACCCTTACCACTCGGTCCCAAATCCTGGATCTGGTTCGGGTTACGGGACTGGCTCGGGAAATAATAGTAACCGTATGATCAAGTTGGAGCGTTCTCTTGTGAGTGTGTCTCAAGAAACCGGTTTAAGTTCCGACGTGAACACAACCGCGACGCCAGAGACATCTTCGTATCTAATGATGGGGTCTTCGGTGGCCAATGCGGCAATGATGGATGGTAACAACACGTCGTATGATGATGACTTGGGGATCTTTTGGGACGACTACAAACTAATTTGAAGGTTATTATTAATTCTGAATCTGTTAGAGTGGCAATTGTTTAGTGATTTTATTCAGGTAATTAATTTGTCTATATATTGTAAGTTTATTAGGTTTTCCTAGGCAATTAACTTTTAGGTAAATGATGTTTTTACTTAGTTTGTAGTTTGGGTGAAAAAGACTTTGTAACTTTTTTAGGCTATAATAAGAACAACTTTTTTAATGATTAAGTTGTATAATGTACATATAATTCTTCGTATGATTTATttctttgtgattttttttttcattatttatataaagaatTGATTGTGAAGTGCACAATCTAAAGATTTTGGAGAATGAAGATGAAAACTCCCAGTAAATTTATCATCTCGAGAGGTATTCAATATATATGTAGGTTTGTCATTATTTGAGTGAATGAGAGAATATTAAGAAATTCTTATTCCCTTTTATTCAGAAAATAAGTAGAACATACGGActtgttttttttggaataaaaatatatagaatctGAATAAACTGATGAGTGGAAGAACACAGCTCACAAGCATGAGTCGTACCCTGAATTTGGGAATCATATTAGCTGTTTCTACGTGGCTAATAGTTAGTTTACTAggatcttaatttttaactaaaaaaactaagaaccggtttttaaataaagattttaaagactggttcttagctttttttaattaaaagttaagaaacagtttcttaacttacGTTAAGAACTCCACTCTAAGaagcccgggttaatcatggtcttactAATTAATGATGGGGTTCTTACAAAAGACAAACTCCAGTACTCTCAAATTTTTAGTAACTACACTCAAGAGTTTGCAGAAGATGTTAAATTTCCGTGATAATTTCTTTTGAGGATTTAAACTATTGTATTTTATAAGCCATTATAGATTCAATAGAGATAAACGTTTCCATGTTAATCCTCAAAAGAATTGTAACGTCCGTTTCCGAGCATACGGAGGACTTGAGCGTATTTTTGACCATTGAAGATGAGTTGAATGATTGAATCAAGCACTGTAActgtaatttttttgaaaaagtatcCGACCCTTGCAATAGACCCATGAATTAGAGTATGAGTTTGGGTTCTAAAGGAAAAAGGTTTTTGCGTTGATTGGTTTAGAATTTTCAATCGAGCTTGACTAACAAGGAAATTGGGCCAATAGCATATTAGCATAAGAGCCCAAAATTGGCCCATGTAAACCTGGAAGAAGACGAGAGCTTTTGCGTTTAAATCCATGCACGTACgtcttttaaactttttgaatgtTGATCATCAAAAACACAAGGTTTGAAATGATTCGGATGCATGAATTTCAAATCTGAGCaaagtaaaattattattaattcataAATGATAAATCTCTCTGCGtaaatatcaaataatcaaaaatgtcaaaaacttaaaaaatatagcgGCCAAAATAATTTCTCTCAAGACTAGAATTTTGACCCCACAAATTTTTAAACCATCAAAAATTAAACCCGTGAGAAACAAGTTGTCTACTCCACGAGCATGATCTTGAGAAGAGAGGAACCATCGATGTACTGCACCAAGACAATCGAATCTCCACCCTTACAGATCTCCTTCTCCTTTGCAAACTCGATCGCAAACTTAGTCGCCTCCTCCGTCGAGCCACTGTTCGCCACCACCGGAACGATTCCACGGTAAATCAAGCCACGTTTCGCCACCGAACACCTCGACTCTCCATCATCCAAGATAGCCACCGAGAGAATCGGAACGATAGGCCTGTATTTCGCCACAAGCGCCGTTGTGTACCCCCCCTTGGTGAGAACCACAATCGCCTTGGCGCTCTGCTTCATCGCCTTGGAGACAGCAGAAGCGGCCAAGTCCTCAACCGTGGACAAAGGCAACGGAACAGCTTCTTGAATCTTCTTATGCACGGCGTCGTAGTCGAGAGTATCCTCCGCCACCTTACAGATTCTCGCCATGATTTTCACGGCGGCTTCGGGGTGGGCTCCGGCGGCGGTCTCTCCGCTGAGCATGACGCAGTCCGTGCCATCGAGGACAGCGTTGGCCACGTCCGTAGCTTCGGCTCTTGTCGGAAGAGGAGACTTGGTCATGGACTCAAGCATCTGCGTAGCTGTCACGACAGGTTTCCCGACAGCATTGGCTCTCTCAATCATCATCTTCTGTGCTTGAAATATCCTCTCGATAGGAATCTCCATCCCTAGGTCGCCTCTAGCCACCATGAATGCATCAGAGTTTTTAAGAATCTCGTCGAAGTTCCTCACTCCTTCTTGATTCTCAACCTGTTAAGAGATTAATTATCATTATCACGTAAgtatattacaaatttacaacTAATAGAAACATATGTTTCTttttaccaaataaaaataaaaatagtgttcaaataaataaacaaaaaacatatgtgttctgaattttttttttcactcacCTTTGACATAAGCATGATTCGCTTTGCGTGCTCCCCAAGTAACTTCCTGACTTGGTCTAGGTCAGATCCTTTACGAACAAAGGAAAGAGCAATGATATCGATCTTGTTTGGAACTCCCCACTTTAGAATATCTTCTTGATCTTTCTCCGTAAGCGTTGGGAGATCAACTACAACTCCTGGGAGGTTAACGTTCTTTTTCTCTCCTAGGGTTGCTGAGTTCCCGCATCGGCAACGAACTAGACCGTTAACCTTGTCACACGACAAGACGGTCAGAGAGATTGTGCCGTCTGAACAGAGAATCACGTCCTCTGGATTGAGATCCTCGGCAAGTTTCTTGTAGCTCATTGAGATTGTGTTTGAATCTCCTAGCAAAGTGTAATCAGTTGAGATTGTTATCTCTTGACCTTGAGTTAGCTGAACCGGTTTGCCTTCTTTGAGAAATCCGGTTCTAATCTCAGGaccctaaagaaaaaaaaattaaaccgagtTATATTAAAATCCATAAATCGAATATTACTATTAGGTCACATATAGAAACGTTTAGGGGATTAGGTTACCTTTGTGTCAAGCATGACGGCACACATGATACCAGTGTTCTTCATTGCGATTCTGAGGTTATCGAGAGTTCCTTGGTGGTACTCGTGAGTACCGTGTGAGAAGTTGAAACGGGCTACGTTCATACCAGCTTTGAGAAGCTTCTCGATCATCTCAACAGACCTGGACACTGGTCCAAGAGTACACACGATCTTGGTCTTCTTGAGTGTTCCATTAGTTCTTCCGTCAAGTATCTTCTCCATTGTCAAGAAAACTTGTAAGGGAACACAAAATTTAAGAGTTTTAAGAATGTGAGATTGAGAACTTGTGAAAGATTATGAATTGTGATTAGAGTCTTGCATCTATGTTTGTTTATATAGGAATCCGTTTAGAACTTGGAGAGAAATAGTGTCCTTTTTTCACATAAcgaaaaaggaaaatataaagacactttccattttttgtagggttttaatatggtaAGAACGTGCAACGTTAAATCAATACTGAAGAAAAAAGGAAACCCATTGATTGAATTCTTTTGTTTCAAGTAAGGACAATTAAttatacacacacaaaaaattgtctatatattaattaattttaatataataaaaagtaaaacttcatgGTTTTGGAAATAAGAATTTTTCTATTTTGCTTCCAAAAGGAAACTGTCGTTCTGTACATTTAATGATGTTCTTGTATCTCAAGAATGAAAATTAAACCGTCGATAAGAGTAAACTTAAATAAATCAGGGGAAAACTCGAGAATCTAATATTAAGAGTTTAAGACTAcgtatttttactaaattaataagCACAATAAATCAGTAAAACTCATAGACTAGCACAGTTTCTAAGTTTGAAGCAATAATTTTCTGTCAATTTCTTGCGAGGCAAACATATATGTCATTGAGATATTAATTactttagtattttatttttggaaacaTCATGTAACTAGGAATGAATTTGTGTAGCTATAGAAGAAACTTTCTTACCATGGAGAAGCTATTTCTAAGAGACCttataagagacgtctcttagtttttttagttaaaaggtAAGAGATCatatcttatattacgctaagagATCTAACCTAAGAGATCTGTAAAAAAATTCTCAGTAACCAATAAAATTTCTGTGATAAGCTGAAATAAATACCAGGTCTTTCGTAAAAGGACCGGCACGGTGATCATGACATCTGGTTCTGATGTTATGTCCTGAATTCCCCACTGTGTCCAACAAAGAGCACATTCCTCAAATCATCTGCGGCTTAGTCTAGTTTCATTTTATAGACATCCAAATCAGTTACCGTCACGTTTTCAATGTCGTTCCTTACATACTGGTCCGGTCCGGCCATTAGTGATCACTTTCCGGTCAGGTTcgtttttcaatatatttaactaaccaaacttttcttttaaacaaGGTTAGATAGCGTTCCAGAAAAAAgcgttccaaaaaaaaacaaagcttaGATAGAAAGAGCCCCAACGTTCAGGTGAAAACTGATGCGATGCCAAAGTTTATAACACACAATTTACGAAAAGCTCAAAGTTTTTGCTTAACCAAGTTATCTTCGGAATCTTTCTTCCCCAGAGAGCTAATATAAATAACTACAGAGATTCAAACTACAACATTCGCAAGCTTGCAGCTAGAGATTCAAACTTTAAGGTTAAGACCACGAGGAAtgttaaaatatgtttattaaaTGTACTGGTTAAAATTCAATTTGGATGAAAAAAGAATGCCGTTAGTGAGAGAGGTTCAGTGCAGTGATTTATGAACTTGATACAATATGTCACGATGAACAAATAATGCAATAACGAAACAAAATTGAGATGACGCCTAATCTTCTTCTAGTCAGTGATGTTAACAAGTAATGAAACAAGACTAGCTATAAGTGGCAAGAAAACGAACCTTGAATAACTATTCTCTTttcgttttctattttttattactataggTTTAAGATGAATAACAAAGATTCTTGACTTGAGAGTGCGACTCACCTTTAtaaacctttttctttcttcggAGTTTCTGATTCTCATTCGGCAGAATCTCGGCagtttctattttcttttatatatttatttttgttttgacaaGCAAAAGAATATAATTCCGTgggtatttatttattttccaggCGAATGTAGCCCACGTGTACAAGTATGCTCCCTACGCGAGAGCTTCAAAGCATCAATAAGAATAAAGTTTAGTCGTAAACTAGAACAAGAATCTATTAAATGAATGTACAAGGAAGAACATTTAGTCTCTATCACCCactctccctctctctttctgttCACTCTCTACACGGCCTTTTCAAAAGGGTAAAAGAGTGTATAGTTTTATTGCATTTTGATCAAACTAGccctacaaaattgagttttttggataaatactctatatactgaagtttACACCCTTGAGTGTTACGTAaaattttctaaccacattctaaatttgtactaatgtattctaaactttCTTTCTACGTAGATATCTCTCtaatttttaacaattaatttaataaaactttatatactACTTAAATCATGGAATtaatcaatataaaatatattctatAGAGAAATGAAcacaacaaatattttaaaactctttAACCATCGTCTTAATTCAGTTCATGATGCACTTATGCAATAAAACAagattatcatatttttttattttttttcaaaatctaaaggttaacccctacgaaattgagttttcggtaaatgctctatataatgaagtttacactctttagtgttgtttgaaaagttctaaccatattctacatttgtctTAACGTAttctaaactatctttcatggtacatgagtataatatataacttttaacaaaatttaataaaacttcatatattgcctaaattagtggactaaccattatgaAATTTCTACTCTCTAGAGAACTGGACACAACAaacatttcaaacctctttgaccatcattcTATATCATTGCAGGATGAAACTATTCAATAaagcaatattgtcatattttgattttttcccCAAAATCTGAAGGCTACCCTACCAAAttaagtttttcggtaaatattttatataattaaatttacacTCTTTAGtggtgtttaaaaatttataaccatattatacatttgtattaatgtattcttaACTCTCTTCCACGGTACATTAGTATTGTCTCTAATTTTTAACTATTAATTTAATAAGACTTCATATATTgcctaaatcagtggactaaccactatgaaatctctattctctaaagaaacatatacaaaaaattccaaacctctttgaaaatcATCCTATGCcagtgcaagatgcaactatgcaataaaacaatatttttctatttttgattttttctcaaaatctgaaagttaacccctacgaaattaAGTTTTTCGGTAATTAAGTGCTCTTTATATTGATGTTTACACTCTTTAGTGTTGATTAAAATTTTCTagacacattctaaatttttaataatgtatgctaaatctctttcatgatacatagACATcgctttaattttttaataattaatttaataaaaatttatatactgcttaaatcattggactagCCATTATAAATATCTATTCACTAAAGAAACAgacacaaaaatatatttcaaacctTTTTGACTATCATGCTATGTCAGTGCAAGATGAAATTATGCAATAAAACAAGATTGTCATAATTTTGaacatttctcaaaatctgaaagTTAACCCATACAAAATTTgattttcggtaaatactctatataatgaaatttTCTCTGTTTAGTggtgtttaaaatttctaaccacattataaatttttattaatgcattataaactctctttcatggtacatgagtattttctttaattttttaactattaatttaataaaacttcatatattgtCTAAATCAGTGGATTAACATGAAATctatattctctagagaaactaacacaataaaaatttcaaacctcgtTGACCATCATCCTAAGTCACTTTAGGATGAAACTATTCCATAAagaaaaattttcatatttttttatttttttatcaaaatctgaaggttaacctTACGAAATTTAGTTTTTCGGTAagtgctctatatattgaagtttacactctttagtgttgtttaaaaatttataaccacattatacattaatgtatgctaaactctatttcatagTACATAGACATCGCTCgaatattttaacaattaatttaataaaactttttataCTGCTTAAATCAGTgaactaaccgttataaaatatatattctacagagaaacaaatacaaaaaatatttccaaCCTTTTTGACCATCGTCATTTGTCagtgcaggatgcaaatatgcaataaaaagagtttgtcataaatttttttttctcaaaatccaaaGGTTAACACCCCGACAAAATTGGGTtgtcggtaaatgctctataaaatgaagtttacactctttattgttgtttacaattttctaaccacattctacatttgtcttaatatattctaaacgttttttcatggtacatgagtatCCTCTCTAATTTTTagacaattaatttaataaaacttcatatattgcctaaattagtggactaaccactacgAAATGTCTATTCTCTAAAGAAACGGGCACAAAAAGACATCTTTGACTATCATCCTATGTCAATGCAAGATACAACTATGCAATAAagcaatattgtcaaatttttgatttttttctcaaaatctgaaggttaacccctacgaaattgagtttttcggtaaatgctctatatattgaagtttatatcctttagtgttgtttaaaattttctaaccacattctaaatttgtactaatgtattctacaatctctttcatggtatgtAGACAtaactaatttagtaaaagtttatatattatttaaatcagtagactaaccactataaaatatatattcttttgaGAAATGAACACAACAAAGATTTCAAAACTCTTTAACCATCATAATATTTCAGTTCAGGATGCACTTTTATGTAATAAAACAGGACTaacatacttttttatttttttctcaaaatctgaaggttaacaacccctacgaaattgaGTTTTcgataaatgatttatataatgaagtttacactctttagtgttgtttgaAAAATTCTAactacattatacatttgtcttaatgtattataaactctctttcatggtacatgagtatAGTATATAacttttaacaattaatttcataaaacttcatatattgcctaaattagtggactaaccattatgaAATTTCTACTCTCTAGAGAACTGGAcacaaaaaagatttcaaacctctttgaccatcattcTATATCATTGCAGGATGAAACTATTCAATAAAACATGCAAcgaaattgagtttttcggtaaatactccaTATAATGTAATTTACACTCTTTAGtggtgtttaaaaatttataaccacattatacatttttattaatgtattcttaaccctctttcatggtatattaGTACTGTCTCTAATTTTTaactattaatttaataaaacttcatatattgcctaaatcagtggactaaccactatgaaatctctattctctagagaaacagacacacaaattccaaacctctttgaaaatcATCCTATGCcagtgcaagatgcaactatgcaataaaacaatatttttctatttttgattttttctcaaaatctgaaagttaacccctacgaaattaAGTTTTTCAGTAATTAAGTGTGCTTTATATTGATGTTTACACTCATTAGTGTTGCTTAAAATTTTCTagacacattctacatttataaaaatgtatgataaatctctttcatggtacatagacatcgctctaacttttttaataattaatttaatcaaaatctaTATACTGCTTAAATCATTGGACAAACCGCTAtaaatattttctagagaaacggacacaaaaaaatatttcaaacctTTTTGACCATCATGCTATATCAGTGCAGGATGCAATTATACAATAAAACAAGattgtcataatttttgaacatttctcaaaatctgatgGTTAACACCCATACGAAATTtgattttcggtaaatgttctatataatgaagttttATCTGTTTAGtggtgtttaaaaatttctaaccacattataaatttgtattaatgtattataaactctctttaatggtaaATGAGTAttgtctttaattttttatcttttaatttaataaaacttcatatattgtctaaattagtggattaacATGAAATCTCTATTCTCTAGGGAAAACTGACACAATAAAGATTCCAAGTTTCTTTGACCATAATCCTAAGTCACTTTAGGATGCACCTATTCCATAAagcaaaattttcatatttttatcaaattctgaaggttaacccttacgaaattTAGTTTtgcggtaaatgctatatatattgaagtttacactctttagtgttgtttaaaaatttataaccacattgtacattaatgtatgctaaactatctttcatggtatatagaCATCGCTCgaatattttaacaattaatttaataaaactttttatacagcttaaatcagtggactagccgttataaaatatatattctctggaAAAAcggatacataaaatatttcCAATCTTTTTGACCATCGTCATTTGTAAGTGCATGATGAAAATATGCAATAAAACGagtttgtcatatttttattttttctcaaaatctaaaggTTAACACCCCTACGAAATTGGGTtgtcggtaaatgctctataaaatgaagtttacactctttattgttgtttacaATTTTCTAACCATATTCGTACATTTGTcttaatatattctaaatatgttttcatggtacatgaataTCCTCtctaatttttaaacaaataatttaataaaacttcgtATATtgtctaaattagtggactaaccacaatGAAATGTCTATTCTCTAAAGAAACGGGCACAAAAAGATTACAAACATCTTTGACTATCATTCTATGTTGA
This region of Brassica napus cultivar Da-Ae chromosome C5, Da-Ae, whole genome shotgun sequence genomic DNA includes:
- the LOC106443236 gene encoding pyruvate kinase, cytosolic isozyme, producing MEKILDGRTNGTLKKTKIVCTLGPVSRSVEMIEKLLKAGMNVARFNFSHGTHEYHQGTLDNLRIAMKNTGIMCAVMLDTKGPEIRTGFLKEGKPVQLTQGQEITISTDYTLLGDSNTISMSYKKLAEDLNPEDVILCSDGTISLTVLSCDKVNGLVRCRCGNSATLGEKKNVNLPGVVVDLPTLTEKDQEDILKWGVPNKIDIIALSFVRKGSDLDQVRKLLGEHAKRIMLMSKVENQEGVRNFDEILKNSDAFMVARGDLGMEIPIERIFQAQKMMIERANAVGKPVVTATQMLESMTKSPLPTRAEATDVANAVLDGTDCVMLSGETAAGAHPEAAVKIMARICKVAEDTLDYDAVHKKIQEAVPLPLSTVEDLAASAVSKAMKQSAKAIVVLTKGGYTTALVAKYRPIVPILSVAILDDGESRCSVAKRGLIYRGIVPVVANSGSTEEATKFAIEFAKEKEICKGGDSIVLVQYIDGSSLLKIMLVE
- the LOC106443235 gene encoding NAC domain-containing protein 46 — its product is MVEEVGAFVNQGGDNEVVDLPPGFRFHPTDEEIITHYLKEKVFNVQFTSAAIGQADLNKNEPWDLPKIAKMGEKEFYFFCQRDRKYPTGMRTNRATLSGYWKATGKDKEIFRGKACIVGMKKTLVFYRGRAPKGEKTNWVMHEYRLDGIYSYHNLPKSSRDEWVVCRVFHKNAPPLTITTTTTTNQLIRIESLDNIDHLLDVSSLPPLIDPGFLGQPGPSFSGAGQRQDLKHILHYPTTAAVDNTYLPEQIVNYPYHSVPNPGSGSGYGTGSGNNSNRMIKLERSLVSVSQETGLSSDVNTTATPETSSYLMMGSSVANAAMMDGNNTSYDDDLGIFWDDYKLI